DNA from Paraburkholderia largidicola:
CCGCGACTCACTTCCGGAGAGCCTGTTGCAGCGCTCGCGCGTGGAGGTCGGGATTTGACGCGTGTCCTTCAAGCTTGTTCGCCGCTGTCGTGGATACCGGAATGAGTCCGAAACCTGCCGCAACGCGAGTCACCAGCAGCCAGGTCGCGAAACTGGCAGGCGTCTCGCGCACGACGGTTTCGTTCGTGCTCAACGACGTGCCACACATGGGGATTAGCGAAGAGACACGAGAGCGTGTGCTAGGCGCTGCCCGACAGTTAGGCTATGTGCCGAACGCTGCGGCGCGCTCGCTCGTGAGCGGTGCGACGCGTACCGTTGCGATCGTCACGCCACATAGTGAACATCTCAAGGTCGATGCATTCATTCCCCGCATGCTCGCAGGCGTCAACGACACCTGTCATGCGCACGGATACAAGGTGATATTCGAGCCCATCATCGACACCGGACGCACGGGCGGAGGCTTCATCGAGATGGTCGACAGCCGGCGTGTCGACGGACTCATTGCCATCAACACGCCACGCATCGATGACGTGCATCTCGCGCGCCTCGCGTCCGAAGGCTTTCCGCTCGTTGTATTCGGCTCGCAGCTCATCGAGCATACGAACATCTATAGCATCGATGTCGACATGCGCGAGGCGTCGCGCGTCGCGACACGGCATCTTCTCTCGCTTGGTCACCGCAAAGTCGCCTATCTCGGCTTTGCCTCCGATGAGTACCACGGCGTCACAGAGCGACTTTACGGTTATCGTGACGCGATGCGCGAGTACGATCTCGGCTCGGAATTCGAGCGCATCGGATTTGCGGACTTCAGCGCGCAAAGCGGTTGCGATGCAATGGAGGCGATGCTCGATCGCGGCCCTTCGTTTACTGCGCTATTCGCGGGAAACGATACTATCGCATTCGGTGCGATGGCAGCGTTGCGCAAGGCAGGCCTGCGCGTTCCCGACGACATCGCGGTTGTCGGCTACGACGATATTCCACTGGCGGCTTTCGCGGCGCCACCGTTAACCACGATGCGAACGTCGCCCTACGAGCAGGCATGCGAAGCCTCGGACCTGCTGGTACGCCTGATGGCAGGCGAGCGGCCGGTTGAGCTGCATTCGATGATGGCTGTGCCGCTTGTCGTGCGCCAGTCCTGCGGCAGCCCGGTCGCATCGACGATACCTCCATCGACCGCGGCGGGCGGTTCTGGGGCAAAGTCCGGGCTGGCGTGAACGAGTCCGCAAGGAGGCTGTCATGGCAACATTGAGGTCTTCCGGAAAGAAGGGCACCTGGCGTTATCTGATCGTGTTGTGGATCTCGGGTTGCCTGTTGCTGGCCGCCATCGCAGCTGTCGGCGTGTGGGCCCGAATGCACTTCGCGACAGTGAGCTTTTGTATGCTCATTGCGATCGTGCTGATCTCGTTGCTCGACAGCTTCATCTCGTCGGCGCTTTTTTCGACGGCCGGCGCGCTGCTGCTGAACTATTTTTTCACGCCTCCTGAATACAGCTTCGAAATCTCTGAGGCTTCGGACATATTCCCTCTCGCCGCATTTCTCGTTTCATCCGTCGCGGTTACCTCGCTCGTGCGTCGTGGTCGTGAATCAGAGCGTAGGCTGCGCGAGCAGGCGCGACTGCTCGATCTGTCACACGATGCTATTTTCGTGCGTGACAATCGCGACGTCATCACGTACTGGAATCATGCAGCCGAAGCACTATACGGTTGGCGACAAAGCGAGGCGCTTGGAAAGGATGCATCCGAGCTGCTGAATACCGTCTTTCCGATCTCGCGCGAAGAACTCCAGCTTATCCTGCTGAGCGATGGCCATTGGGAAGGTGAACTGCGTCATACGAACAGAAGGGGCGACCAGGTCATCGTATCGAGCCGCTGGACTTTGCAGCGCGACGAGAACGGCGAACCGGTTGGTACGCTCGAGTCTAACAATGACATTACCGAAAGGCTGCGTGCAGAAGATCGACTTCGGCGCATTCAGGCCCAATACCTGGATGAAGTGCAAAAGCTTAGCCGTACGGGAAGCTTCGGCTGGGAGGTAAAGACAGGCGAAGTATTCTGGTCTGCGCAAGCGTTTGAGATCTTTGAATATGACTTGAACGAAGCACCCACGCTTGCGATGGTGCGCAACCGCCTTCATCCCGATGACGTTGCCGTGTTCGAGCAGATGCTGAAAGATGCGAACGCGGGGCAAATTGCGAATTTCGATGTCGAATTACGGCTGAGCTTTCCCGGCGACCGTTCAAAGCAATTGCATATCGTAGGCCGCGTCGGGCCAAATGGTTCGCCGGATAGTCGCCAGTTCATTGGCGCTGTGATGGATGTGACGACCGCCCGACAAGCCGACGAACGGCTGCGCAGGGCAATGACCGAGTTGTCGCGCGCGAATCGTGCGTCTGCGCTGGGAGAACTCGGCGCTTCGATCGCGCATGAAGTTGGGCAACCGCTATCCGCGATCAGTACCAATGCCGAAGCATGCAGAATGTGGCTGATGCGCGATCCGCCGTACTTCGATGAAGTCCGTGAAGGTGTCGAGCAGATTATCGCGGCAGGATCGCGCGCGGGAGCGATCGTTCAGAGAATCCGTCGATTGATCAAGGGGATGCCGTCGGAACATACGGCCATCGATATCAACGACGTGATTGAGGAGGTGGTGGGCATCGTACGTCGCGACATCGAGCGGCAACGCGGCAAGTTTCGATTGATACTTGCACCTGGCTTGCCGTTAGTGGTTGGAGATCGTGTCCAGTTGCAGCAGGTGATCATCAATCTCGTGCTGAACGGGATTCAGGCGATGTCGACGACTACTGCCAATAAAGAGATCACGGTTGTGTCACAACGGGACGCCGGCGGTAATGTGGTGGTGTCGGTTCGGGACTCGGGACCTGGTATTGCTGCCGAAAATCTGCCGCGCCTGTTCGACCCATTCTTCACCACGCGCAGTTCCGGTATGGGAATGGGTCTGGCGATATGCACGTCGATCCTCAAGGTTCACGGCGGGCGCCTCGTTGCAGAGAACAATGACGACGGCCAGGGGGCGACGTTCCGGTTCGTGCTGCCACCGATGAACGACTCGAAGGCAGCCTGAGTGCGGTACGGGGACCGCTACTGTGTTAGCGCGGCTGAAAATTTCAATAAGTCACCACGCCCAGTAGTTCCGCCCGCACACACCATTTCAACAGCACGCACATCGGCAACAATCGCGTGCCCATTACGCCGCTCGAAACTTACCAGGCACCCGCCTCGATAACCACGAGCAACGCCCCAGTCGTAGCTGCGTCATCAAAGTCCAGCTAAAAAACCGCTCAACTCGAATCACGCTTCGCCGTTAACCCGAACGACATCCCACACTACTTCGACGCGTCACGTCGCCCGTTTCGCGACGTACGGGTACGAATCGTGAGGGTTCGGACTGCAAGTTTGCCAGGGCTGGCAACACCGCACCATCTACGCCCGTGCTGCACGGCGTGCGATCGAACAAACATCCCTCATGGTTTTCAAAAGACTCTGTACCGCGTTAGTCGCAGTGATGCTGAACGTAACGGCCGCGTCCGTTTGCGAAGCCCAGTACTCCACCAGCTGGGTGGCCAACACACATGGCACGGCGGCGACCCGGGTAGGTAACGTGGCTCGCTCGATGTGGGTGGCACCCGAAGGCGTGATCTATACCGCGTCGATGTGGGACGAGGACGAGGGCGGCATCGCGATCTATCAGAACGGACGGAACATCGGATCGATCGGGGCGCACGGCGAGTTTCAGGGTGGTGCGATCACAGGCAACTCGACCTCGCTATTCGCTGCGCTGCAGTTCAACGCCACGTATGGAAGCGGCAAGGTGGGCCGGTATGACCGGATAAGCCGCACGCGCGACCTGCTGATCACGGTAAGCGACACGACCACCGAACACCTCGCGGACGTCGTCACCGGACTCGCGACGTCGGGCTCGCTGCTCTACGCAAGCGATTTCCCAGGCAACCGCGTACGCGTATTTACGACGTCCGGTGTCTGGCTGCGCGATATCGGCGTGGCAGGGCCGGGCGCGCTCGCAGTGGACGCGGGCGGCAACATCTGGGTCGCGCAACAAGGCATAGGTACAGTGATCCAGTTCAGCCCGACGGGCGAACGCGGAAAGACCATTCAGCTGGCGGCGAAAGCGCAACCCTCCTCGCTGTATTTCGACTCGATCAGCGGGCAGTTATGGATCGGCGACCAGGGGCCGGACATGAACATCAAGATCTATGACGTCTCCAGCGCACCGTATGCTGCCGGTACGTTCGGTGTTCAAGGCGGATTCCTGAATACCGTTACGGGCACCAAGGGGCAGGTAGGTGACCGGCGGTTCACGCGCGTGACCGGCATCGGCAGGGATTCTGCTCGCAATCTCTACGTGCTGAACAACCCGTGGGGCGGATCATGGGATCTCGGCCGTAACGGCGGCACCGATATCCACGCATACGATGGCACGGGCGTACTGCGCTGGCAGCTCCAGTCGGTGAACTTCGAAGGCAACGCCGCACCGGACCCCGCCACCGACGGGGCGATCTTCTACGGCGGCATGCACATTTATGCGGGCACCCCGGGAGGCGCCTACGTTGCCAACACAATCGATCCGTTCACCTACCCCTCCGATCCGCGCATCAATCTCGCCGACCACGAACGCGGCGAACATTTCGCTCACGTGGTCAGTGTGGGCGGACACCGGATACTCGTCGCAGCGAGCCAGAATCCCGATACCTTTTACTTTTTCCATTTCAACCGGACGAGCGGGTACATTGCGATTCCCGATAGCACGCTGCCCGGAACGTCGTTCGGTACGGCGGCTAAAGTCCGCAACGGCTTCTGTCTGGATAGCAAGGGCGATATCTGGGCTGGCCTCGACAAGACCAACGTGATTTCGCACTATCCGCTGAATGGTTTCGATGCGAACGGCAAACCGCTGTGGGGCGCCGCAATCACGATGCCGATTCCGTCGACGCTCTCGCAACTGACGCGCATCATGTACCTGCCCGAAAGCGACACGATGGTTCTCACAGGGATATCCGGCAGCACGGACTGGACCGCGGTCGGATCGCGCGTCGAGGTGTATCACGGCTGGCTGGCCGGCAACAGGACGGCGCCGGATCCGGTGATCAACCTGACCAGCGTGAATCCCAAATCGGTTGTGGCCGCCGGAAACTATCTTTTTGTCGGCTACGTCCATACCGTGCCGAATATCGATGCGTTCAACCTCACGACAGGGAAACTCGATATCACATTCGTCAACAGCAATCCGAACACGGTCGATGTGGGCAACGACGTGGACTCGATGTATGGACTTCGGGCGTATCGGCGTTCGAACGGCGAATATGAAGTCACCAGGGACAACTACAACGACGCGAGCATCGTGCTGTATCGCTGGACGCCGCCTGCGTCGAGCGGGACGGGCGTGAGCGCGGCAAAGACGATGATGGTGTCACCGTTCGGTGTGAATTGACGCAGCGCTCGGGCCGATAGCGGCCTGTCATCGCTCACGACAAAATGTGTTGCAGAGAGGCGCATAATCGGGGAAGAATGGCATTCCGTCCGGTCGGCGGAGGTGCCGCAGGCGGCACGCCTTAACCTGCGGCGCTGGCGGACTGAAGCGAATCCTGAATCCCAAGGAGTTCGGAAATGACACCTGGCGGCGCGGCTCCGATCGAACCCATCCATATTGGTCAATTGAGCATTCAGTATCTGATCGACGGAACCGCCACGGGCGGGATGGGCGTTTTCGAGCTGACTGTCGCGCCGGGCGCTCAAGTCCCGCCGCCACATAGCCACACGCATAACGAAGAGTGCGTCTATGTGCTGGAGGGCAAGCTTCGGTACTCGGTCGACGGGGTAGTGCGCGACCTGGTGCCAGGCGAATGGATGTTTACGCCGCGTGGGTCGGTTCATCACTTCAGCAACCCGCACGATGACACGGCCCGCGCATTGATCGTCCTGACGCCGGACATAGGCGCTCAGTATTTTCGTGATGTTGGAGCAATCGTAAGCGCCGGCGGGCCGCCCGATCGCTCGAAGCTTATCGCTGTCATGTCCAGGTACGGGCTGGTGCCAGCGGCACCACCACCACTCCAATGAACCTGGGGTGTCGGACGTTGGACAACGCGAGCCGCCCGAATGCATGTCTCACGTTCCTGTTTAACCCGATGAACCGAGGCCACGCGACCGATGGCGATCGGCTCGCGGTCTGCCAGGCTGGGAGTAAATCAATGGAAAAAATGTACTCGTACAAAGGCTTTGAGGTCACCGTGCAGCTCGAGTCCGTGCGGGCTGTATCAAGCGATTTCACGTACGGGCCCCCGGTGGGGTACGTTGCAGTGGTGAGTATCTGCACGGTGGAACCGAGAAGACCGGTAGGCACGCCGATCGGGCTCGTCGCAGAAGGAAACCGGGTCTTCGACACGCAAGACGACGCCTTGACGACAGGATTCAACGCAGCGAAGCGTGTGATAGACGAGAAAGGCGCCCCTTGACGTCCGTGCCCGTCTGCGAGGAGGAGCGCGTTCGCGATGAGAAGCATGTGGAACGGCGGGACATCAGGCATGCGCTTTCCATTCAGACGCACGACCGTCAGCTCGCCTGGATGACGTAGCAACATCCAGAACGTGCGAGGCGGGGGCCCGTCAACATCGGTGGGGCGTTGGATCTTCGAGTTGTGCCCTCTCTTTCCATCCGATAACCGCCGTCGAAATGAACCGGCCAGCGGGCGGCCTATAATCTGTTGTATGCACGTCCTCTAGCCATCCTGTGGACCGATCCAGGGGACATCTGGGGGCAGGGTGGCGGCAGCCGCGGCGCCATTGCCGCAGCCGAAGCTGGTCACAAGCAAATACCGCAGAACGAGAACGTAAGCACGTTCAGACGCGTGAGCGGACGTGATGTCCGATTTCAATCCTGATGGCGTCGCCGCTCGCGACAACCTTGCTGCAGAGAAACTCAATGAAGAAAGGAAAGACGAAACTTACCCGCCATGATGCCGAGCGCCTGTTCGAAGGACTGCCCGCAGGGAACGTGAAGACATCGAGCCGGCCTGAGAACCCGTTCGAAGCAGGGGCGTTCGACGTGGTCGAACGTGTGGACGAGGAGTCCAAACTCTGGAAAGACAACCTCATTACGCTTCCGATGGCGATCGAGTTGCCTGCTGGCTATGAGTCGATATCCCGCATGCGTGAGTCGATGGTGAAGGCGTGGCGCGTGAAGTGGGTGCGCGAAGGCAAAAACGAGGTGGTGACCGACTTTCCAGAAGGATGGAGCGCCGTTCGCCCGGAGAGTGGCCCCATACAGTTGCGAGACCCGTCCGGCGTGGTCCGCGCATTATACGGGTGGGCCGCGGATGCCGAGCTAAGAATTCTGCCGCGGTATCTGGTCGAGTCGCAGACGAACAGTTCGAGCGGACTAGGCAGCTTGATTGTCCGTGATCGCATGAACGGTCAGATTCTTGAGAGGTCGTCGATCTGGTCTGCCCAGACGGGCACCAACCATCCGGACTGGACCAGGCTGTCGGTTTGGCTCAAGGCGCACTACCCTGAGCATCACGACCCGCTTCGCTACTGGGAAGATTGCGAGCAAAACATGCGGAACTGAGCTGGTTCGTGAGCTAAGCGTGGTGATGCCGGCTTCCGGATGTTCGAACAGAAACCATTGCAATGGTAAACATCGATCACGACACCGCTTCGATATTTGGCGTTATCGGTTCAGTCGTATCGCTTGTAGCGGCCATTCCTTATGGGCTCGCGATTGTCAGGCGCGCCGTTCGTCCGCATCTTTTCACGTGGCTGATCTGGTCGATCGTCACGACCATCGCCGCTGCTGGGCAATTCGTTGCGGGTGCAGGTCCTTCTGCGTGGTGCACAGCGGCGATCGCTGTAACATGTATTCTGATTTTCGTAGCGAGTATCTATCGAGGTGAGAAAAGCTGGACGAGATCCGATTGGACGTTTCTTGGGGCAGCGCTATTAGCCATACCTCTTTGGATACTGACTGAAGATCCGACGCTCTCGATCTGTCTGGTGACGCTCATCGAACTTGCTGGTCTCGGTCCGACGGTCCGCAAGACGATTCGCGATCCCTGGAGTGAGAGCCTCGCCTATTTCGTTTTGTGTATCGTCAAATATGCGCTCGCAATACTGGCCTTGAGACAATGGACGGTGGCAGTCGCGTTTTATCCGCTTGTCAACATCATCGCGTCAGTCGGCATTTGCCTGGTCATGGTTGTTCAGCGTTATCGTGTCCGCTCTGGTAGCGCCTTCCATTAATCTGGCCACGAACAGAAAGGAGAGAACTCGATGCCGAGCCTTGAGCGAGCGCGCCCGCCCACGCTTATCGACTTTGTCTGGCGCATGGTGCTTCGCCTCGGATACCGGTTCGCTCGCGTCTGGTGGCATCTCCGGCGGCCTCGTCATGAGGGCGCGCTAGTCGCCATCTATGTCGGGCAGTCGCTGCTGCTCGTGAAGTCATCGTATCGGCCCGAGTGGAATTTTCCCGGCGGTAGTATCGAGCCCGGTGAGGCGCCCGATGCAGCGGCGCGGCGCGAACTGGAGGAAGAGATTGGTCTGTCGTCGTACACATTGCGCGCCGTGGGCACCGTCTGCGGTAGTTGGGAGGGGCGAAGAGACCGGGTGCATTTCTTCGAACTGCATCTCGATCACCTGCCCGAGTTGCGGCTTGATAATCGGGAGATTGTCGCCGCGCATCTGGCATCGCCGGAGGAGTTGCGCGACATCGTGCTGACAGGGGCGGTCGTCGACTATCTCGGCAAGAAACTCTGCAGTCAGTAAACAGGTCCAGAAACTCAATCGATTGAAAGAGGATGTCATGGCTAAGGATGAAATTGTCTGGGGCATTTTGGGCACCGCGAAGATCAACGACAAGGTTGTCGTGCCCATGCACAACGCGCCGAAGTGCCGGGTGAAGGGCATCGCGTCGCGATCTCTGCAGAAAGCTCAGGAAGCTGCGACCAGATATGGTTTGGCCATCGCGTACGACAGTTATGAGGCGCTGCTGGCGGACCCGGAAATCGACGCGGTCTATATTCCGCTACCCAATCACATTCACGTGGAATGGACGATCAAATCCGTCGAGGCGGGCAAGCACGTCCTGTGTGAGAAGCCGATCGGGTTGGATGCTCAACAGGTTGAACGACTCATCGCTGCACGCGACAAGAGCGGCCGATACATACAGGAAGCCTTCATGGTCCGTACGCATCCGCAATGGCTGAAGGTGCGGAGCTTGATCGACGAAGGTGCAATTGGTGAGTTGCGGGCGGTGACGGGCGGCTTCACCTACAACAACACGAACCCTGACAACATCCGCAACAAGAGCGAACTGGGCGGCGGCGGTCTGCTCGATATTGGTTGTTACCCGATCACGACGTCGCGTTTCGTTACCGGGTCTGAGCCAAGGCGCGTGGTTGCGCTGATGGAGCGGGATCCGGTATTCGAAGTGGACCGGCTTGGCTCCGTGATGATGGACTTCGACGGCGTGCAGGCGAGTTTCTTTTACTCGACTCAGGCCTACCCGTATCAGCGGATGCAATTTCACGGCACCAAGGGGCGGATCGAGGTCGAGATTCCATTCAATGCGCCTGTCGATCGACCGACGCGTCTGTTAGTGAGTGAGAACACAAGCGCCGGTGTCGGGGCTGATCGCTGGGTGGAAATTCCGGTGTGCGATCAATATGGCGTAGCAGCCACCACATTTGCGGAAGCGATATTGAGTGGAAGCACGCAGGCTATCTCGCTGGAAGATACACGCGCAAATATGCGTGTGATCGATGCCGTGTTCCGTTCGGCTCGAACGGGTGCGTGGGAGAGCATTCCTTAAAGTTGAGGTACGGTTGACTATGACGATCGGGCGCTCGGTCGCTCCACAAAGATCAACTCCCGATCTTCTTCGTCGAGATTGTCGATGTGGCCGCTCTTTACAAATCCGCATTGCAACGATCAGCGGAACAAAGTACTGGTCACGGGCTCAAGGTAAATCGGTCCGTAACGTCTTTACCCTTTTCCATGGCATCGAGCAGTTGTGAAGCAGTACTGTTTTCACCTTCTCTGATGAAAGCGAACGCGGCGGGCGGCTGAACGGAGCTCGGGATCTACCGCGCATTGCCGAAAGCGTGCGGCACAGTGATTGCTCAATTCATAGTCGAGCAGGCGGCGATCGTCTGCGTCGACATTCCAGTTCAATCAAGGAGGAACGGATCATGAATAAGGCAACCCGCGCACTTATCGCGGCCGTCGCCGCGCTCGCGCTGTCGGGCGGCGCTTATGCACAGACGGCTGGTGGTTCGGCTGGTGGCGGCTCGAGCCATGGCAGCACGTCCAGCCCGGCAACCAATCAGATGAACGACTCAACGAGCGGCTACGGCACGCCTGGCACCACCGGTTCGGATAGCGGTATGAGCGCCGGATCGCAGAACCCGGGCATGCAGCAGGGTCCGAACAATAGTTCAACGCCGGCTCCGAAGACCAATAACACGCTTGCGACCCCA
Protein-coding regions in this window:
- a CDS encoding LacI family DNA-binding transcriptional regulator, with the protein product MSPKPAATRVTSSQVAKLAGVSRTTVSFVLNDVPHMGISEETRERVLGAARQLGYVPNAAARSLVSGATRTVAIVTPHSEHLKVDAFIPRMLAGVNDTCHAHGYKVIFEPIIDTGRTGGGFIEMVDSRRVDGLIAINTPRIDDVHLARLASEGFPLVVFGSQLIEHTNIYSIDVDMREASRVATRHLLSLGHRKVAYLGFASDEYHGVTERLYGYRDAMREYDLGSEFERIGFADFSAQSGCDAMEAMLDRGPSFTALFAGNDTIAFGAMAALRKAGLRVPDDIAVVGYDDIPLAAFAAPPLTTMRTSPYEQACEASDLLVRLMAGERPVELHSMMAVPLVVRQSCGSPVASTIPPSTAAGGSGAKSGLA
- a CDS encoding ATP-binding protein, which gives rise to MATLRSSGKKGTWRYLIVLWISGCLLLAAIAAVGVWARMHFATVSFCMLIAIVLISLLDSFISSALFSTAGALLLNYFFTPPEYSFEISEASDIFPLAAFLVSSVAVTSLVRRGRESERRLREQARLLDLSHDAIFVRDNRDVITYWNHAAEALYGWRQSEALGKDASELLNTVFPISREELQLILLSDGHWEGELRHTNRRGDQVIVSSRWTLQRDENGEPVGTLESNNDITERLRAEDRLRRIQAQYLDEVQKLSRTGSFGWEVKTGEVFWSAQAFEIFEYDLNEAPTLAMVRNRLHPDDVAVFEQMLKDANAGQIANFDVELRLSFPGDRSKQLHIVGRVGPNGSPDSRQFIGAVMDVTTARQADERLRRAMTELSRANRASALGELGASIAHEVGQPLSAISTNAEACRMWLMRDPPYFDEVREGVEQIIAAGSRAGAIVQRIRRLIKGMPSEHTAIDINDVIEEVVGIVRRDIERQRGKFRLILAPGLPLVVGDRVQLQQVIINLVLNGIQAMSTTTANKEITVVSQRDAGGNVVVSVRDSGPGIAAENLPRLFDPFFTTRSSGMGMGLAICTSILKVHGGRLVAENNDDGQGATFRFVLPPMNDSKAA
- a CDS encoding SMP-30/gluconolactonase/LRE family protein; translation: MVFKRLCTALVAVMLNVTAASVCEAQYSTSWVANTHGTAATRVGNVARSMWVAPEGVIYTASMWDEDEGGIAIYQNGRNIGSIGAHGEFQGGAITGNSTSLFAALQFNATYGSGKVGRYDRISRTRDLLITVSDTTTEHLADVVTGLATSGSLLYASDFPGNRVRVFTTSGVWLRDIGVAGPGALAVDAGGNIWVAQQGIGTVIQFSPTGERGKTIQLAAKAQPSSLYFDSISGQLWIGDQGPDMNIKIYDVSSAPYAAGTFGVQGGFLNTVTGTKGQVGDRRFTRVTGIGRDSARNLYVLNNPWGGSWDLGRNGGTDIHAYDGTGVLRWQLQSVNFEGNAAPDPATDGAIFYGGMHIYAGTPGGAYVANTIDPFTYPSDPRINLADHERGEHFAHVVSVGGHRILVAASQNPDTFYFFHFNRTSGYIAIPDSTLPGTSFGTAAKVRNGFCLDSKGDIWAGLDKTNVISHYPLNGFDANGKPLWGAAITMPIPSTLSQLTRIMYLPESDTMVLTGISGSTDWTAVGSRVEVYHGWLAGNRTAPDPVINLTSVNPKSVVAAGNYLFVGYVHTVPNIDAFNLTTGKLDITFVNSNPNTVDVGNDVDSMYGLRAYRRSNGEYEVTRDNYNDASIVLYRWTPPASSGTGVSAAKTMMVSPFGVN
- a CDS encoding cupin domain-containing protein; its protein translation is MTPGGAAPIEPIHIGQLSIQYLIDGTATGGMGVFELTVAPGAQVPPPHSHTHNEECVYVLEGKLRYSVDGVVRDLVPGEWMFTPRGSVHHFSNPHDDTARALIVLTPDIGAQYFRDVGAIVSAGGPPDRSKLIAVMSRYGLVPAAPPPLQ
- a CDS encoding NUDIX domain-containing protein → MPSLERARPPTLIDFVWRMVLRLGYRFARVWWHLRRPRHEGALVAIYVGQSLLLVKSSYRPEWNFPGGSIEPGEAPDAAARRELEEEIGLSSYTLRAVGTVCGSWEGRRDRVHFFELHLDHLPELRLDNREIVAAHLASPEELRDIVLTGAVVDYLGKKLCSQ
- a CDS encoding Gfo/Idh/MocA family protein gives rise to the protein MAKDEIVWGILGTAKINDKVVVPMHNAPKCRVKGIASRSLQKAQEAATRYGLAIAYDSYEALLADPEIDAVYIPLPNHIHVEWTIKSVEAGKHVLCEKPIGLDAQQVERLIAARDKSGRYIQEAFMVRTHPQWLKVRSLIDEGAIGELRAVTGGFTYNNTNPDNIRNKSELGGGGLLDIGCYPITTSRFVTGSEPRRVVALMERDPVFEVDRLGSVMMDFDGVQASFFYSTQAYPYQRMQFHGTKGRIEVEIPFNAPVDRPTRLLVSENTSAGVGADRWVEIPVCDQYGVAATTFAEAILSGSTQAISLEDTRANMRVIDAVFRSARTGAWESIP